A section of the Cololabis saira isolate AMF1-May2022 chromosome 16, fColSai1.1, whole genome shotgun sequence genome encodes:
- the LOC133462740 gene encoding microsomal glutathione S-transferase 1-like — MAELMENPAFRAFATHAAIVVLKMLLLAPMTAFFRFKNGSFSNEEDVAGKSEQEKKKMMKTDPDVERVRRCHLNDLENIVPFVVVGLLYALTGPDLSSALLHFRLFTGSRVFHTVSYVWALPQPCRALSFLLGVLVVVSMAYRVLSATLLL; from the exons ATGGCCGAGCTGATGGAAAACCCGGCGTTCCGGGCCTTCGCCACCCACGCCGCCATCGTCGTCCTGAAGATGCTGCTGCTGGCGCCGATGACGGCGTTCTTCCGCTTCAAGAACGGG TCCTTCTCTAACGAGGAAGACGTGGCGGGGAAGTCGgagcaggagaagaagaagatgatgaagacGGATCCAGACGTGGAGCGAGTTCGCAG GTGCCACCTGAACGACCTGGAGAACATCGTTCCCTTCGTGGTCGTCGGCCTCCTCTACGCCCTGACGGGTCCGGATCTTTCCTCCGCTCTGCTGCATTTCCGCCTCTTCACCGGGTCCAGAGTCTTCCACACCGTGTCCTATGTGTGGGCTCTGCCTCAGCCCTGCAGGGCGCTCTCCTTCCTGCTGGGGGTGCTGGTGGTCGTCTCCATGGCCTATCGGGTGCTCAGCGCCACCCTGCTCCTGTAG
- the LOC133462222 gene encoding GTPase IMAP family member 8-like, whose product MSGRKTQGFMGAVDPNERRIVLVGKTGVGMSAAGNTILGREAFESKLSLSSLTSDCDKARGSVDGRPVAIIDTPGLFDTNLTQEEVQSRITSCISLSTPGPHAFLVVLQLGRLTQEEKETVKMIQTKFGEAAARYTMVLFTHGDKLKNQTIEGFISKTPDLVALVQSCSGRYHVFNNEVKDLTQTSELLDKIDRMTTANGGNYYSNDMFVRPEAAIEKEKERLLKEREEERQSYPAGFVGAANPNERRIVLVGKTGVGMSAAGNTILGREAFESVLSLSSLTSDCQKATGSVDGRPVAVIDTPGLFDTNLTQEEVQSRITSCISLSSPGPHAFLVVLQLGRLTQEEKETVKMIQTTFGEEAARYTMLLFTHGDKLKKQTIEGFLSESADLVALIQSCSNRYHVFNNKVKDLTQTSQLLDKIDRMTTANGGSYYSNDMFVRAEEEERLLKEREEERIVLVGKTGVGKSAAGNTIVGREAFESVLSPSSLKSDCQKAKGSVACRPVAIIDTPALFDTNFTQKEVQSRIKSCIYLSAPGPHAFLVVLQLGRLTQEEKDTVKMIQTTFGEEAAKYTMVLFTHGDRLKEQTIEDFISKSPDLVAFIQSCSNRYHVFNNEVKDLTQTSQLLDKIDKMMMANGGSYYSNNMFVRVEADIEKEMDRLLKERDEEMQRELEELRMKYSEEVYRRKEAELNRKYEEQARTRAERPNKFSLSLTIGLAKRYGTAIGSAVGAIGGPIGSVVGGAVGGAAGAVVGVITVQVSKRCSTQ is encoded by the exons ATGTCCGGGAGAAAAACTCAGG GGTTCATGGGAGCCGTAGATCCAAACGAGAGGAGGATTGTTCTGGTAGGGAAGACCGGCGTGGGGATGAGCGCAGCAGGAAACACCATCCTGGGGAGGGAAGCCTTCGAGTCGAAGCTGTCTCTGTCTTCCCTGACGTCCGACTGTGACAAGGCCAGAGGGTCGGTGGACGGCCGTCCGGTGGCCATCATCGACACTCCGGGGTTGTTCGACACAAACCTCACCCAGGAAGAAGTGCAGAGCAGGATTACGAGCTGCATTTCGCTGTCGACTCCGGGTCCTCACGCCTTCCTGGTGGTCCTGCAGCTGGGCCGGCTCACCCAGGAAGAGAAAGAAACCGTCAAGATGATCCAGACCAAGTTCGGGGAGGCTGCAGCCAGATACACGATGGTGCTGTTCACACACGGGGACAAGCTGAAGAACCAAACCATAGAAGGCTTCATCTCCAAGACTCCCGACCTGGTCGCCCTGGTTCAGAGCTGCTCCGGCAGATACCACGTCTTCAACAACGAGGTTAAAGACCTCACGCAAACCAGCGAACTGCTGGACAAAATCGACAGGATGACGACGGCCAACGGTGGAAACTACTACAGCAACGACATGTTCGTTAGGCCGGAGGCCGCCATCGAGAAGGAGAAGGAGCGACTGCtgaaggagagggaggaggagaggcagaGTTACCCCGCAG GGTTCGTGGGAGCCGCAAATCCAAACGAGAGGAGGATTGTTCTGGTAGGGAAGACCGGCGTAGGGATGAGCGCAGCAGGAAACACCATCCTGGGGAGGGAAGCCTTCGAGTCTGTGCTGTCTCTGTCCTCCCTGACGTCCGACTGTCAAAAGGCCACAGGGTCGGTGGACGGCCGTCCGGTGGCCGTCATCGACACTCCGGGACTGTTCGACACAAACTTGACCCAGGAAGAAGTGCAGAGCAGGATTACGAGCTGCATTTCCCTGTCGTCTCCGGGTCCTCACGCCTTCCTGGTGGTCCTGCAGCTGGGCCGGCTCAcccaggaggagaaagaaaccGTCAAGATGATCCAGACTACGTTTGGGGAGGAAGCAGCCAGATACACGATGTTGCTGTTCACACACGGGGACAAGCTGAAGAAGCAGACGATCGAAGGCTTCCTCTCCGAGAGTGCTGACCTGGTCGCCCTCATTCAGAGTTGCTCCAACAGATACCACGTCTTCAACAACAAGGTTAAAGACCTCACGCAAACCAGCCAACTGCTGGACAAAATCGACAGGATGACGACGGCCAACGGCGGAAGCTACTACAGCAACGACATGTTCGTgagggcggaggaggaggagcgacTGCtgaaggagagggaggaggagag GATTGTTCTGGTAGGAAAGACCGGCGTTGGGAAGAGTGCGGCAGGAAACACCATCGTGGGGAGGGAAGCCTTCGAGTCTGTGCTGTCTCCGTCCTCCCTGAAATCCGACTGTCAGAAAGCCAAAGGGTCGGTGGCCTGCCGTCCGGTGGCCATCATCGATACTCCGGCGCTGTTCGACACAAACTTCACCCAGAAGGAagtgcagagcaggatcaagaGCTGCATTTACCTGTCGGCTCCGGGTCCTCATGCCTTCCTGGTGGTCCTGCAGCTTGGCCGATTAACCCAGGAGGAGAAAGACACCGTCAAGATGATCCAGACCACGTTCGGCGAGGAAGCAGCCAAATACACGATGGTGCTGTTCACACACGGAGACCGGCTGAAGGAGCAAACCATCGAAGACTTCATCTCCAAGAGTCCCGACCTGGTCGCCTTCATTCAGAGTTGCTCCAACAGATACCACGTCTTCAACAACGAGGTTAAAGACCTCACGCAAACCAGCCAACTGCTGGACAAAATCGACAAGATGATGATGGCCAACGGGGGAAGCTACTACAGCAACAACATGTTCGTGAGGGTGGAGGCCGACATCGAGAAGGAGATGGACCGACTCCTGAAGGAGAGGGATGAGGAGATGCAgagagagctggaggagctcAGGATGAAATACTCGGAGGAAGTCTACCGCCGGAAGGAGGCCGAGTTGAACCGGAAGTACGAGGAACAAGCCCGGACTCGCGCGGAGAGGCCCAACAAATTCAGCCTCTCGCTGACCATCGGTTTGGCCAAGAGGTACGGCACCGCCATCGGATCTGCCGTGGGTGCCATAGGAGGTCCGATTGGTTCGGTAGTCGGGGGCGCGGTcggcggcgccgccggagcTGTTGTTGGGGTGATAACCGTGCAAGTCTCCAAACGCTGCAGTACGCAGTGA